Proteins encoded in a region of the Colius striatus isolate bColStr4 chromosome 18, bColStr4.1.hap1, whole genome shotgun sequence genome:
- the LOC133627224 gene encoding beta-keratin-related protein encodes MSCYSPCAPAACGPAPLANSCNEPCVLRCADSSVAIQPPPVLVTLPGPILSSFPQSTNVGSSASAAVGSSLSAASVPIASGGSLGLGGSGWSGLGRGLCGAVGRGNLWY; translated from the coding sequence ATGTCTTGCTACAGCCCGTGCGCGCCGGCTGCCTGCGGCCCAGCCCCGCTCGCCAACAGCTGCAACGAGCCGTGTGTCCTGCGCTGTGCCGACTCCAGCGTTGCCATCCAGCCCCCGCCCGTGCTGGTGACGCTGCcgggccccatcctcagctccttccctcagaGCACCAACGTGGGATCCAGCGCCTCGGCTGCCGTGGGCAGCTCTCTCAGCGCTGCCAGCGTGCCCATCGCTTCTGgaggctccctggggctggggggctctggcTGGTCCGGGCTGGGCCGGGGGCTCTGCGGGGCTGTGGGTCGGGGCAATCTCTGGTACTGA
- the LOC133627222 gene encoding beta-keratin-related protein, protein MSCYSPCAPAACGPAPLANSCNEPCVLRCADSSVAIQPPPVLVTLPGPILSSFPQSTNVGSSASAAVGSSLSAASVPIASGGSLGLGGSGWSGLGRGLCGAVGRGNLWY, encoded by the coding sequence ATGTCTTGCTACAGCCCGTGCGCGCCGGCTGCCTGCGGCCCAGCCCCGCTCGCCAACAGCTGCAACGAGCCGTGTGTCCTGCGCTGTGCCGACTCCAGCGTTGCCATCCAGCCCCCGCCCGTGCTGGTGACGCTGCcgggccccatcctcagctccttccctcagaGCACCAACGTGGGATCCAGCGCCTCGGCTGCCGTGGGCAGCTCTCTCAGCGCTGCCAGCGTGCCCATCGCTTCCGgaggctccctggggctggggggctctggcTGGTCCGGGCTGGGCCGGGGGCTCTGCGGGGCTGTGGGTCGGGGCAATCTCTGGTACTGA
- the LOC133627225 gene encoding beta-keratin-related protein-like — MSCYSPCAPAACGPAPLANSCNEPCVLRCADSSVTIQPPPVLVTLPGPILSSFPQSTNVGSSASAAVGSSLSAASVPIASGGSLGLGGSGWSGLGRGLCGAVGRGNLWY; from the coding sequence ATGTCGTGCTACAGCCCGTGCGCGCCGGCTGCCTGCGGCCCAGCCCCGCTCGCCAACAGCTGCAACGAGCCGTGTGTCCTGCGCTGTGCCGACTCCAGCGTTACCATCCAGCCCCCGCCCGTGCTGGTGACGCTGCcgggccccatcctcagctccttccctcagaGCACCAACGTGGGATCCAGCGCCTCGGCTGCCGTGGGCAGCTCTCTCAGCGCTGCCAGTGTGCCCATCGCTTCCGgaggctccctggggctggggggctctggcTGGTCCGGGCTGGGCCGGGGGCTCTGCGGGGCTGTGGGTCGGGGCAATCTCTGGTACTGA
- the LOC133627223 gene encoding beta-keratin-related protein-like, producing MSCYSPCAPAACGPAPLANSCNEPCVLHCADSSVAIQPPPVLVTLPGPILSSFPQSTNVGSSASAAVGSSLSAASVPIASGGSLGLGGSGWAGLGRGLCGAVGRGNLWY from the coding sequence ATGTCGTGCTACAGCCCGTGCGCGCCGGCTGCCTGCGGCCCAGCCCCGCTCGCCAACAGCTGCAACGAGCCGTGTGTCCTGCACTGTGCCGACTCCAGCGTTGCCATCCAGCCCCCGCCCGTGCTGGTGACGCTGCcgggccccatcctcagctccttccctcagaGCACCAACGTGGGATCCAGCGCCTCGGCTGCCGTGGGCAGCTCTCTCAGCGCTGCCAGCGTGCCCATCGCCTCCGgaggctccctggggctggggggctctggctgggccgggctgggccggggGCTCTGCGGGGCTGTGGGTCGGGGCAACCTCTGGTACTGA